Proteins encoded by one window of Heliangelus exortis chromosome 5, bHelExo1.hap1, whole genome shotgun sequence:
- the HEATR5A gene encoding HEAT repeat-containing protein 5A isoform X5, which translates to MELAHSLLLNEEAYGQLGEFQKAEFVFEWLQFLERLLPVTSKADIRENQKKLVEQLTSLLNNSPGPPTRRLVAKNLAVLYSTGETLSVYQTIDKCNELIRSKDDSPSYLPTKLAAVVCLGSLYKKLGRILGNSFTDTVGNVLKAMKNAESQGRYEIMLSLQNMLKGLGAAAIPCHRDIYKAARSCLTDRSMAVRCAAAKCLLELQNEAVFMWTTDLDSVVTLCFKSFEGSNYDVRLAVSKLLGTVLARALTSKQSPASNRHNFRRISLEEVLELLGTGFLRGSCGFLRASGDMLKGTSSVSRDVRVGVTQAYVVFVSTLGAQWLERNFSAFLSHILDLVSQSHPKAIQSQMDAIGCRRCVSFILRATVGGLLGEKAQIAAAKEICQAIWKLKKVVDAALGESNMEARMSTTDVTGSQHLLVCALQELGSLIHGLGTTAAPLLQDSSTGVLEAVISVILHPSISVRLMAAWCLRCIAVALPSYVSPLLDRCIERLSVLKSSPEAVTGYSFAVAALLGAVKDCPLGIPHGKGKVIMTVAEDLLCSASQNSRLSLQRTQAGWLLIAALMTLGPAAVQHHLPRMLLLWKCIFPSSPKDLETEKTRGDSFTWQVTLEGRAGALCAIKSFVSHCAGLLTDEVVQRLLPPLPSAVDLLTQLSSICKSYGNSLKTSSTVYRHKLYELLAVLPPKTYEGSFCAVLKELVADLTVPDSQIDASTFLLPPLCNENDLLLLGPLLQESDHRFIEEQLLLGNSIAGGSLEFDPYSIYEKVAKGDSVPKPLPPVLSVISAASRLFGVIFSHVAESHRLQVLEQLLNSIKKTKGSRQQIVQLNVVSAFSTSLKHLANCKGSLGPEEVRRSALTLVIGALESNSPLLRCAAAECLARLAQVVSDSAFTAGLAQVSFDKLKSARDVVSRTGHSLALGCLYRYLGGIGSTQHLNACVGILYTLSQDSTSPDVQAWALHSLSLIVDLAGPLYHTHVEPTLSLVLMLLLTVPPAYAEVHQSLGRCLNALITTLGPELQGSSTTISALRTSCLLGCAVMQDNPDCFVQAQAISCLQQLHMFAPRHVNLSSLVSCLCMNLCSSYLLLRRAVVACLRQLVQREAAEVSEYAVALVKESREDFSPDVNIREIGLEGALLGLLDKELDQRLCRDIKETLTHMLTSMAVEKLSFWLKLCKDVLAASADFNAVASVDTTQEEETAKGDDVSVLTSDSDERFHPFRNPRWSTRVFAAECVCKIISQCENAGSAHFDITLAQERKQRDSRGDFLVLHLADLIRMAFMAATDHSDQLRLSGLQTLLIVVRKFAAIPEPEFPGHVILEQYQANVGAALRPAFAPETPPDVTAKACQVCSAWIASGVVSDLNDLRRVHQLLVSSLVKVQAGKEALSQQYNESTSTMEILAVLKAWAEVYIVAVEKQKSQSDTHNHHLNITNSAEEGYRDVISSASGLLDLVQADLGTLSKLWLAALQDFALLTLPSEYASRLPAEGCTFCTAETIESARPHYYNSWALILYATALWLTSTGFIIVDPDDGVTNLSRPVTPTTMCQDSSTRPLVKSPEDVNTDRFHLLLGISVEFLCSPRSDAAMENIIACLRALQALFDVPWPRSKIGGDQELSVELLNVLHRLILTRESPDIQLAALEVVRLILFAAQEHVKEKRRSAEVDDGAAEKETLPEFGEGKDTGGLVPGKSLVFATLELCVCILVRQLPQLNPKLTCSPAVQSGNHLLLSEDGSRLVAAALVILSDVPAICSPEGSVSVLPTILYLIIGVLKETAVKLQDGQLPLTVAASLQALKGLLSSPMARAEKSRTAWTDLLRSALVTVLDCWDQDGLLEFDEVSLLTAITVFIMSTNPEVTTLECLQKRCIEKFKITLASKDPLVQYKCYQLLHSIFQHPNKTVSYPYIHSLAPSIVGKLQETEKAKPENAAELQVIQEGIKVVTALTATAEEEHRAHLVACLLPILISFLLDENALVSATNSAKNLHEFALQNLMQIGPQYSSVFKKLMASSPTMKARLESAVKGNQESIKVKTAKHAKNPGKSSSIQLKTNFL; encoded by the exons tGCTGCGGTGGTATGCTTGGGCTCTTTATACAAAAAATTGGGAAGAATTTTGGGAAACAGTTTTACTGACACCGTTGGGAATGTGCTTAAAGCAATGAAGAATGCAGAG tctcAAGGTCGTTATGAAATCATGCTTAGTTTGCAAAATATGTTAAAAGGTTTAGGAGCTGCTGCTATCCCCTGTCACAGAGATATTTACAAAGCTGCCCGATCCTGTTTGACAGATCGATCCATGGCCGTCCGCTGTGCTGCTGCAAAG TGTCTTCTTGAACTTCAAAATGAAGCAGTATTTATGTGGACTACAGACCTGGATAGTGTTGTGACCTTGTGTTTTAAATCCTTTGAAGGTTCCAATTATGATGTACGATTAGCAGTTTCAAAACTTTTAGGCACAGTATTGGCTAGAGCCCTAACATCTAAACAATCACCAG CATCCAACAGGCATAACTTCCGCAGAATCTCTTTGGAAGAAGTGTTGGAACTGCTGGGGACTGGATTTCTGCGCGGAAGCTGTGGATTTCTACGGGCCAGTGGTGATATGTTGAAAGGGACCAGTTCAGTCAGCAGAGATGTCAGAGTTGGTGTCACCCAG GCTTATGTGGTATTTGTCTCTACATTAGGAGCACAATGGCTTGAAAGGAACTTCTCTGCCTTCCTTTCCCATATTCTAGATCTGGTGTCTCAGTCTCACCCTAAGGCTATTCAGAGTCAGATGGATGCTATCGGCTGTCGCCGCTGTGTTTCATTCATCCTTCGAGCTACAGTTGGAGGCCTTCTTGGGGAAAAAGCTCAAATTGCAGCTGCCAAAGAGATTTGTCAGGCCATCTGGAAACTGAAGAAAGTTGTGG ATGCTGCATTGGGTGAGAGTAACATGGAAGCAAGAATGAGTACAACAGATGTAACAGGGAGTCAACACCTGCTCGTGTGTGCGCTTCAGGAACTCGGGAGTCTCATCCATGGCTTGGGAACTACAGCAGCACCATTACTGCAAGACTCCAGTACAG gagtTCTGGAAGCAGTTATTTCTGTCATTCTTCATCCCAGCATTTCAGTCAGACTAATGGCAGCGTGGTGTTTACGCTGCATTGCAGTAGCATTGCCCTCCTATGTGTCCCCCCTCTTGGATCGTTGCATCGAACGTCTTAGTGTATTGAAATCCTCCCCAGAAGCAGTCACTGGCTAcagttttgctgttgctgctttgtTGGGTGCAGTAAAAGACTGTCCTTTAGGAATTCCACATGGAAAAGGGAAG GTAATCATGACAGTAGCAGAGGATTTGTTGTGCTCTGCTTCTCAGAACAGTCGCCTTTCACTGCAGCGAACACAGGCTGGATGGCTGTTGATAGCAGCCCTCATGACACTAG GTCCTGCAGCTGTCCAACACCATCTGCCACGAATGCTGTTACTGTGGAAGTGCATCTTCCCATCATCTCCTAAAGACctagaaacagaaaagacaCGAGGAGATTCGTTTACCTGGCAAGTAACACTGGAAGGTCGTGCTGGTGCTCTCTGTG ctATCAAAAGTTTTGTTTCCCACTGTGCTGGTCTTCTTACGGATGAAGTTGTTCAGagacttcttcctcctctccctagTGCTGTCGATTTATTGACACA gcttTCTTCAATATGCAAATCGTATGgaaattctttaaaaacatcGTCAACTGTTTACAGACATAAACTTTATGAATTACTAGCAGTATTGCCTCCAAAGACCTATGAAG GAAGCTTCTGTGCTGTTCTGAAAGAATTAGTGGCTGACTTGACTGTCCCAGATAGCCAGATTGATGCCTCTACATTCTTGCTTCCACCTCTTTGTAATGAGAATGATCTCCTTTTACTTGGTCCCTTACTGCAGGAGAGTGACCACAGATTTATTGAAGAGCAG CTCCTTCTAGGTAACAGCATAGCTGGTGGCAGCCTGGAGTTTGATCCATACTCAATTTATGAGAAAGTTGCAAAAGGTGATTCAGTACCTAAACCACTACCTCCTGTATTGTCTGTTATCAGTGCAGCATCTCGTCTTTTTGGAgttattttttcccatgtaGCAGAGTCTCACAG GCTCCAGGTGCTAGAACAGCTGTTGAATtccataaagaaaacaaaaggatcACGGCAGCAAATAGTACAGCTCAATGTTGTGTCAGCCTTTTCTACTTCCTTAAAG caCTTGGCTAACTGCAAGGGAAGTTTAGGTCCAGAAGAAGTTAGAAGGTCTGCCCTGACATTGGTAATAGGTGCCTTGGAAAGCAATAGTCCACTCCTAagatgtgctgctgcagagtgTTTGGCCAGATTGGCACAGGTGGTTTCTGACAGTGCCTTCACTGCTGGATTAGCTCAAGTCAGTTTTGACAA GCTAAAATCTGCTAGGGATGTGGTATCAAGAACAGGTCATTCTTTGGCTCTGGGATGTCTGTATAGATACCTAGGAGGAATAGGTTCTACTCAACACCTGAATGCATGTGTTGGAATCCTTTATACTTTATCTCAGGATAGTACTTCTCCTGATGTACAG GCATGGGCACTACATTCTCTGTCACTGATAGTAGATTTAGCCGGCCCCTTATATCACACGCATGTGGAACCTACCTTATCTCTTGTTCTCATGTTGTTGTTGACTGTGCCTCCTGCTTATGCTGAAGTTCACCAGAGTCTTGGTCGCTGTTTAAATGCACTTATTACCACTCTGGGCCCTGAGTTGCAAG GCAGCAGTACGACAATTTCAGCCTTAAGAACTTCCTGCCTCCTTGGATGTGCAGTGATGCAGGATAATCCCGACTGTTTTGTTCAGGCTCAAGCCATTTCTTGCCTTCAGCAGCTTCACATGTTTGCTCCTCGACATGTCAACTTGTCTAGCCTTGTGAGCTGCCTATGT ATGAATCTCTGTAGCTCATACTTGTTACTGAGGCGTGCAGTGGTAGCTTGCTTGCGTCAGCTGGTgcaaagagaagctgcagaggTATCGGAATATGCTGTTGCATTGgttaaagaaagcagagaagattTTTCTCCAG ATGTTAACATCAGAGAAATAGGCCTGGAGGGGGCATTGCTGGGCCTGCTGGACAAAGAACTGGATCAAAGATTGTGCAGAGATATCAAAGAAACTCTGACTCATATGCTTACTTCAATGGCAGTAGAAAAGCTCTCTTTCTGGCTGAAGCTTTGTAAAGATGTTCTTGCTGCCTCAGCTG ATTTCAATGCAGTAGCTTCAGTAGATACCACTCAAGAAGAGGAAACTGCCAAAGGGGATGATGTATCTGTACTAACATCTGACAGCGATGAGAGGTTCCATCCGTTCAGGAATCCACGATGGTCTACCAGAGTTTTTGCTGCAGAGTGTGTTTGTAAAATTATAAGCCAGTGTGAAAATGCAGGAAGTGCACATTTTGACATAACTTTGgctcaggaaagaaaacaacGTGATTCAAGAG GTGACTTTTTGGTATTGCATTTAGCTGACTTGATCCGTATGGCTTTTATGGCAGCCACAGATCACAGTGATCAACTTCGTCTTTCTGGGCTTCAAACATTGCTCATTGTTGTTCGGAAGTTTGCAGCTATTCCAGAACCAGAGTTTCCAGGTCATGTCATTCTGGAGCAGTATCAAGCCAAT GTTGGAGCAGCACTTAGGCCTGCCTTTGCTCCTGAAACTCCTCCTGATGTCACAGCAAAAGCATGTCAG GTATGCAGTGCCTGGATAGCAAGTGGGGTAGTAAGTGATCTTAATGACCTTCGAAGAGTTCACCAGTTGCTTGTGTCATCTTTGGTCAAAGTGCAGGCTGGGAAAGAAGCACTAAGTCAACAATACAATGAAAGCACCTCGACTATGGAGATACTTGCTGTGCTTAAAGCATGGGCAGAG GTTTACATTGTTGCagttgaaaagcagaaaagtcaaAGTGATACACACAATCACCACTTAAACATCACAAACTCTGCAGAAGAAGGCTACAGAGATGTAATATCTTCAGCCAGTGGACTTCTGGACTTAGTACAGGCAGATCTTGGAACACTGAGCAAGCTCTGGCTTGCTGCACTTCAAGATTTTGCTCTCTTAACTTTGCCTTCAGAGTACGCATCACGACTTCCTGCTGAAG GGTGTACATTTTGTACAGCAGAGACGATTGAAAGTGCCAGACCTCACTACTACAACTCCTGGGCACTGATTCTTTATGCTACAGCATTATGGCTTACTAGCACAGGTTTCATCATTGTTGATCCTGATGATGGAGTTACTAATCTCTCTAGACCTGTCACCCCAACTACAATGTGTCAAGATTCTTCTACCAGGCCCTTGGTGAAATCTCCTGAGGATGTGAATACTGACAGATTTCATCTTCTTTTGG GAATTAGTGTGGAATTTCTCTGCTCTCCTCGATCAGATGCAGCAATGGAGAACATTATTGCCTGCTTACGTGCCCTTCAGGCACTCTTTGATGTTCCGTGGCCAAGGTCAAAAATAGGTGGTGATCAG GAGTTAAGTGTAGAGCTGCTGAATGTTTTACATCGACTGATACTAACCAGAGAATCACCTGATATCCAGCTTGCTGCCCTTGAAGTGGTTCGGCTGATTCTTTTTGCAGCTCAGGAACATGTGAAGGAAAAGCGGAGAAGTGCAGAAG ttgaTGATGGTGCTGCTGAAAAGGAAACGTTACCAGAATTTGGAGAAGGCAAAGATACAGGAGGGCTGGTGCCTGGGAAATCGTTGGTCTTCGCTACACTGGAGTTGTGTGTTTGTATTCTTGTCAGACAGCTCCCCCAGCTCAACCCTAAATTAACTTGTAGCCCTGCTGTTCAATCTGGAAATCATTTGTTATTGTCAGAAGATGGAAGCAGACTAGTAGCAGCAGCATTAGTTATTCTCTCTGATGTTCCTGCAATCTGCTCTCCTGAAG GAAGTGTTTCAGTTCTTCCTACTATCTTGTACCTAATTATTGGAGTACTTAAAGAAACTGCTGTGAAATTGCAAGATGGGCAGTTACCTCTGACAGTTGCTGCATCTCTACAAGCTCTTAAAGGGCTCTTGTCTTCTCCAATGGCTCGAGCAGAGAAGAGTCGGACTGCTTGGACTGATCTTCTGCGTAGTGCTTTGGTCACAGTGCTTGACTGTTGGGATCAAG ATGGACTTCTAGAATTTGATGAAGTTAGCCTGCTTACTGCTATTACAGTATTTATTATGTCTACCAATCCAGAAGTTACTACCTTAGAGTGCCTTCAAAAGCGTTGTAttgaaaagtttaaaataacaCTTGCCTCAAAAGATCCTCTT gtACAGTATAAATGCTACCAGCTGCTGCACTCCATCTTTCAGCATCCAAACAAAACTGTGTCATATCCTTATATTCATTCTTTAGCACCATCCATTGTAGGAAAAttgcaggaaacagaaaaagcaaaacctgaaaatgctgcagaacTTCAAGTCATTCAGGAGGGAATAAAGGTGGTTACAGCACTTACAGCCACTGCTGAGGAAGAGCACC GTGCTCATTTGGTGGCCTGCCTTCTTCCCAtccttatttcctttcttttggaTGAAAATGCCCTGGTTTCTGCTACAAACTCAGCAAAAAATCTCCATGAGTTTGCTTTGCAAAATCTGATGCAGATTGGTCCACAGTActcatcagtttttaaaaaactaatgGCTTCTTCTCCAACTATGAAAGCCAGGCTTGAGTCAGCTGTAAAAGGCAATCAAGAAAGCATCAAAGTGAAGACTGCTAAACATGCAAAGAATCCTGGGAAAAGTTCAAGCATTCAGCTAAAGacaaattttctttaa